The region ACTGcgagtgtttcagtgttttactCATCGAACTCATTTTGCATTGAATTTAAtcaaaacatgagaaaaaaagaCGAGTGAAGTCAAGTAAGTGTGGAGCCGCTGCTGGAGCCGAGCCAGCAGGTGTcgctgcagcagcatcagccgCAGCAGCATCAGCCGCAGCGCGCCGTCAATCCTAAGCAGAAGAAGATGAGTTAGTTTGCGGGAAAAGTGAAGCGGATCATTTGCGTATTTGCAACTTTGGACTCAAAACGAGGTAAATGTCTGTAAACGTTAGTTTCCTGTGATCGACGCTTTGAATCTAGATAACTCCAGGCTTCTGTTTCGGGTCACTCGTTGGTCCGCGGGTGTGTTTCCGTCGACTGTCTCAGTCTTTAGAGGAAAAGCAAAGATTCTCGTCGTGAgaccaaaacaacaaatcacCGCAGCTTAACAGCGCAGGGTTTAACTTTGACTAACGCTAATATGAGCTGCTGACACTGAATATGAACTCACAACTTCTTTTTATGAAGGTGACAATGCGTGTGTCTCTCTCAAATCTCACAGGAGCTTTGTGTTTGACCACATCATCTGTTTTGTAACGTACTGCTGCTTAAACACATCTATTGTGCATCATCTTTGAATCCTAGATtaagtgtgtttctgttgagcCTGATACTAATAAAACACACTGATAACAGTGTAGTGTACTAAGTAAATCCAAATACTGTAGCCACCCTGATAACTTCCCTGTTAGATAACACAATATACCTGGCTACTTGTATATGTGCAACCTATCTGTACAGAAAATATGACATAACCAAAGTACACACAGTCAAACAAGTGACacttcagtttgtctcattgtgtagttttgtttgtgttctgtctTTGCTGAtttagcttttttaaaaattcaccATGGAAAGTCCAAAGGCCGCAGATGTTAAAAAGGGGATCTCAGTCCTTTGGGAGACTCTGCAGTGTCCGATATGGTGAGTGCCACCGACAACAGGAAAACGTGTTGAATAACCAGATGAGATTGATCTGATTGATATTTTTGAAATAAACTGTAACTCGCTGAACTTACATCACACTGTCTTTCACATGTAGCTTGGATTTATTGACTGTACCGGTATCCACCAAGTGTGACCACCAGTTTTGCAGGTAAAGAACATCTTATAAATTCAatgattaatacattttaacatttattccTACATGCATTAATGAGTAATACATTTGCTTTTTATGTTCTCATAGATTTTGTATAATGAAACTCGTGGACAACTCCAAACAAAACAGGGCCAACTGTCCAGTGTGCAAAACCAAGATAACCAAAAGGTTGGAGAAAATCAATAAGAAGACGCTCAATACTTGTGTCATTGAAagttcattgttattattatgtacatcataatatataatatatgtgtgtgtgtgtgtttgacctgtGCAGGAGTTTGCAGGTCAGCCCTGGGTTTCAGAGACTTGTTGCAGGACTGCAGGACATGATACAAGCATATGAACATGACACTGGCACAAACTGTAAGATCACATTGCAGACTTCTTCAAATGCCCCCATGTAATTAACTTGCATTACATCACCTACTAAAAATCCTCTTACATTTTCAGACTTCACTGGAATGTCCCTGCAAGAAAAACAGCAAGGGTAAGAAATTAGAACCATTGACaggaacatttttctttcaatgtAACTTCAATCTAATCATATAttttcttctaatcagtgtCACAGATGCCGAAGCAACCAAACCTCATGTGTTATCTGGAGAAACGACCCACACTGACCATGACTATGTGGAAAACGAAGACCAAGATGATCTTCCACGGTCTCACTCTTCAACTATAGCAGGTAAAATTCTTGACATCACTTGCAACTGTTGGTCTTACTACATCAAATCAATTTCGGCATTAGTTTTGGTTATAAAAAATTTTGtacaagttaaaaataaatagcaaatttttgttttattatataaataaaaaatccttcTTGGGAAGCTTCTATTAGGGTGTAGAAACTCTGACACAATTTGAAGTATATATGACCTAATTAATCGGACTTACTCTTGTGATGTTAATCTTTTCCTATTTTAGGACAAGCTGTGGTCATTAAATATTTAGAAAGTGGTGATTTGTGCTGCACATGTGTTATTGTGTCCTGCTCAAGATTCCtaaacaaagacaagaaaacCTTTCTCTTTACTTTAACCAACCAAGGCTTCCACTGTTTTATTTCTAGTTTGTCAGTggataaaacaggaacaagtgATTGTAACTCATTCCTCATCTTCATTGAAGTTTTCTTCCAAATACgtcattatttatcatttcctTATCTAATGTTTTAGCCCAGAATGAATTTGCAAGACTCATGGAACTTGAAGATTCGACTCCTATGACGACAGAAAACGAAGGCCTGGACAGCGGCATTGGGGACGCCTTGCCAACTTCTGACAAGAAACTAGAACCAgtagaaacagaaatgttagaagCTGTGGAAAaagcatcaacacacacatcaattcctgaagagacagaaaatcaGCCTTTAAGAAAGTCTTTGCGGAAGAAGCAGAAAAAGGATCTGGAGTCCGACAAGATTCTTGAGCGGAAACGGAAGAAAAGTCTTGAAAAAGTTGCTGAGTGGCTTATGAAAGTTCCATCTGAGGGAAGTCTCGAATTAGAAAAACCAGACAAAGACCCAGATGACTCTGATAGCTGTTCCTCCACCTCAACAATAGATCTAAAGCAACACATTAATGATATTAATTCTAAGAGAGAGGATCGTGCCAAAGCACTCGAAGAGCATGTTTTCGGAGCCATCTACAAAcgagacagaagaggaaagaggaacaGCTCTCATCCACTTTTTGTTGAgccaaaaatgataaaacagaaaacaggctCTGAGGATGAAAATCGAAGCGACTCTGAGGAAGGACAACTGTTAACAGAAGACGTAAATGATAGCAGTGAAAAGTCAGAACAGATGGAAGACTTGGAGGAAAATGATGTTGACAAAGGTGAGATTCTTGAGTCGGCGTCTGAACCACAGCAACCACAAAGAATGTCAAAGAAAAGAATGCAAAACGCTCTGCAGCAGGTTGACAGTGATTTACAGAGACAAGCTGAGGCACAGTCAGAAAAAACTGAGCCAAAGAAGACTGACAGGAGGAAAGGTAAAAACACAAGGTCAGAAAAAGGCAAACCTGCAAGAGTGTCGAAGCCCCTCGTTCTCATTGgagttaaaaatggaaaaaccaATCCAAAGACTAGAGTGAGGTCAGAAGAAGTTCAGGTTCAAATTGAGAACTATCCGAGCAGTGAGGACAAAGAAACCCCCACACTGAGGAGCACCAGGAGAAGCAGAAGGCTTCAGCTCTTTGCAGAGGAAGTCCAGGACGGTCACAAGAAACCAAACTCGAGAACTACTCTTATTGAAAAAGatgtcacacagcagcaggaggaagttGAGGGTGAAACACTGGATAAAATAGAATCACCTAAGAGTGAAAAGATGGCTAAAAGAAATGGATGTGTTTATGAGGAAGATTTAGGAGGAATTGAAAACCTGGAGTCTGGTGAGAGAGCTCGCCGAGAAGAGTCCATTGCTGAAGTGCAGAATTTGCCGAATGCTGAAACTCTCTCTGAAGCTAGTGTTGGTTGTTCTGTCCCAGTTGTCCCAAGTTCTCAACGTCCAACTGAAGCAACTGTGCTAGGTCCAacacttgaaaataaaaatctgactGATCGATCCTCCAAAAATATTGAGTTGAAAACATCAGCTTGCGAGTCCAAATGCACAgtaacagagaaagaggaggaaaagaatgaCAGCGAGCTGGACACAGAACAACTGCTCCAGAGCTTCAAAGCCACGAAAAGGAAATCTTTCCATCTCGGCGGTCCGAAAGGGAAAAGAGCTCGTAGCTCAGGACATGGAAACACGCAGGGTGCTGAAGGAGAGGAGAATGATTTTATTAGTTCTAGTGTTGAATCTGCAAAAAAACAGACGTACAAGAAAACATCTGTCATCTTCAACCAGGAGGCACTAAAAGATGATGAAAACTCATCGTGTAGTGACTTGATTTCTCCTTCTGTCTCACCAACACTGACAAGAAAAACAGATCAAGTGGTGGTTGAAGCCTTGATCCCTGTCACCAGTAGTTCAGGTCATCACGGTCCTGCTGGTAACTGTCTCTCCAGGAACAGTCAGAGCAGCGTCCTCACTCCTAATCAAGTCTCAAAACATGAAATTGAAATTCCTCATCTTTCCGTCGTCCCTCAATTAGTAGATTCCGTCCTCCACTTCACAGCTGTTGAGCAGGAGGAGGTAAACGAACCCTCAAAGAGCTCTCAAAACCATCAGCTTGATTGTTCAGTGAAGGATGCTGGGAAATGGAAGGAGATTAGAGACAGCATTTCTCCTGGAAAACATTCAGACAACACGGCTGAAGGTATCTTAGTTGCTGAGTCTTCTTTAACTCCTGACGGCCTGGTAACACCACTTGTCCCGGCGGTCGATGGAAGCGGAGAGCTCAGTGCACACTCCTCCATCAAGAACaacctgaggaagaggagaaggactcAGAGGCTGGAGTCTTCATCCGAGTCAGATAGTGCTGGATCCAGAGAGGAATTACCTACGCTGACTCAAATCTTTGGAACGTCGGCTCTTCCGGCTGCTGTGACCCAGGATCAGGGAGACTCCAATGGATGTGAGGCTGCATGTGTTCCAGCTGATGCAGCAGAACGGTTGAGCCGTCCGCCTGCATGCCCGAGTCCCGACTGTGTTAACTCCAGCCAAGGGTCTGTGGACTTGTTCGGAACGCCAGATGAATGTAAGTAGATTCTCagtaactaaataaaacaattaatctGCTAATTGTGTTTGCTCTGTTGTTTCcctctgtgagtgtttgtgtatctcAACAGAATTTGATGATTCCTTTTCTGCAGGTGGTGCTCCAGTAAATGGAAACACTGACATGGAGTCATCGCAATTTTCAAGTGAAGTCCTTGTCACACAGGTAAATATAGTTACGCTCTCAGGTACTTTCTTTGGTTACGATTAAAACTGCACACATGAAAAGCAAAACCACCAAATCCAACGTTTAAAGAATCGCTGATCCTCGTCAAAGTGAGATTTTCCATTAATGTGAACCCATTTCTgagtctgtccatctgtctgtttatatttatacattttcactGTGCTCCCAGTGATGCACTTCCACCTCATTCCCCATAGAGGGCAGCctccacatttttttaaacctaaAACCTGTCAGCTCCTGGATGACAGACTACCCTGCTCAGTAAAATATGTCCCCCTCAGCAGCTTTCTAAATTGCATTTCATTTACGTTAGAGAAAATGCCGCCTCAGAGATGATTCTTGTTTTCTACCTCATCCATCTTCCAGCGCTCTCCCTTTTATCCATTGACTGTATTTGAATGGGACTTAAGGTTTCCAGCGCTGGGGTTTAGAGAGGGCCCAGGATTACAGACATCTGAGAATATAGAGCGAGGATGTCTGTATACATAAACAATGCACTTAATgctgtaaaaactcaaaagagtTAGACTCTGTTCTTCCAAATCAGCCCCAGCTGAGAATAAGCTTTTGTCGCTTTCTGAACTCTCTATAATCCCTCAAATATTCTGTAattacctctctgtctcttattCTACCCGTCTCCTCACTGTGTGGGGTATGGATAAATAAGCAGCTATTTTCTTCCACTAAAGATAGTAAATGTTGCATTGCTTACCACccgtttcttttattttatcgCTTGACTCATTGATAATAATGAGCTGATTTACTTTGCTCTCTGTTCTCCTTCTTTAAGCAAAAGATACAGATGCAGAAGGAGCTGGTGAGGCTGGAGAAGCTGATGGCTCTGGTGTCAGAGGTGCTTCAAGAGAAAGAGCAAAGTCCTGCGAAAGAGACGAATCACAGCAGCAAAACCACCGGTAAGCAGATAATAATGTAGAAGTTGATCGATAGACTGATGATTATTAGATTCGATTTTTCAAAGCAAAATGCCAAGAGTTCACTGGAGTGTGGACACCTGACCTAAGCTGTGATCTGACAAATATTTTGAACTGATATTCAGGTTTGGTAATCAAGGAAAACATCGAGATCGGGTCAggttcagacacaaaaaacagaatgtcGGTGTcggttagttttctctcaggctcgGTGGGGATTAGACCAAGCTGTAGTTCCACTCAGTTCCTTAATATCAAACTTAATACATTTTGGATTTGAGCCATTGGTtggacaaaacacacaattttACACCATTTCTTTTGATTGTAGTTGATGATTATCAAATATTCAAAGCTGACCTAAACATGatggttgttttgtgtctccagGCCCAGACACTCATGAACCTCTCCCGTGTAACCAGGAAGCACGGCAAGATTCAGAACAGTAAGTTACATGTGAAAGTGTCTAACTGAAAACACAAGGTGTGCTGTTCAACAcaaataaattgtatttgtttgtgttaagCAGGAAATGACTCGAGGGGCTGATAATATCACAGCTAAATGAGTCTCAGGAATTGGACAGTCAAAAACCAGTTCTACGTGATATCAGTTTCCATTGAGGACATTCTCGAGGTCGGCTGTTCTCTGCAGTCGTCTGTTTGACGATATCGTAAttgaaaacaagaggaagatTTGTCAACATGCAACTTTTGATCTTTCTCATGCTATCGACGGCATCGATTTTGTATTGgcagaaaatacaaaagtcaCAAGATTTAAGGTCCTGATAGCTGCACTTTGTTAAAGTAGAGCCAGGCTAGgagtttccctctgtttccagtgtttgtgctaagctaactggctgctgaCTCTAGGTTCATACTTATTGGACAGATATTAGGGTGGTATTTAACCTCTCATTTTGAGAACCTGCCGTAAggtaaaaaaatcataaaagtaACGAACCAACTGAGTCAgttttttacttaaataaaccaatgatTAAACACAGACCTACTCCTCTGTCGAGTAGACAAGCACCTGTTATTCTCAGTAGGCTGGTTAGACAATCAGCTGGCCTGACATTAGCCTCAAGTCATGTGACAGTTCTTCAAATCAAACAGAGCCTCAATAAGAAATCAAATTACATAATATCTGCTTtgcttttctctcctcagaGATGCGTATGCAgtgttaatacattttaaatggagCCATATTTCAATGCAGCCATATTAAGGAGAATAATATGTGAAGCCAGTGGCATGTAATTGGTCTCTTTCATTCTGTAACTGATGGAGAaaatgttagtgtgtgtgtgtgtgtgagagagtgttgTTAGTCTTGTTTTCAGAGGGTGATGCATCTCAAGGGGACAGGCGCGTAAT is a window of Paralichthys olivaceus isolate ysfri-2021 chromosome 21, ASM2471397v2, whole genome shotgun sequence DNA encoding:
- the LOC109626726 gene encoding breast cancer type 1 susceptibility protein homolog isoform X2; amino-acid sequence: MESPKAADVKKGISVLWETLQCPICLDLLTVPVSTKCDHQFCRFCIMKLVDNSKQNRANCPVCKTKITKRSLQVSPGFQRLVAGLQDMIQAYEHDTGTNYFTGMSLQEKQQGVTDAEATKPHVLSGETTHTDHDYVENEDQDDLPRSHSSTIAAQNEFARLMELEDSTPMTTENEGLDSGIGDALPTSDKKLEPVETEMLEAVEKASTHTSIPEETENQPLRKSLRKKQKKDLESDKILERKRKKSLEKVAEWLMKVPSEGSLELEKPDKDPDDSDSCSSTSTIDLKQHINDINSKREDRAKALEEHVFGAIYKRDRRGKRNSSHPLFVEPKMIKQKTGSEDENRSDSEEGQLLTEDVNDSSEKSEQMEDLEENDVDKGEILESASEPQQPQRMSKKRMQNALQQVDSDLQRQAEAQSEKTEPKKTDRRKGKNTRSEKGKPARVSKPLVLIGVKNGKTNPKTRVRSEEVQVQIENYPSSEDKETPTLRSTRRSRRLQLFAEEVQDGHKKPNSRTTLIEKDVTQQQEEVEGETLDKIESPKSEKMAKRNGCVYEEDLGGIENLESGERARREESIAEVQNLPNAETLSEASVGCSVPVVPSSQRPTEATVLGPTLENKNLTDRSSKNIELKTSACESKCTVTEKEEEKNDSELDTEQLLQSFKATKRKSFHLGGPKGKRARSSGHGNTQGAEGEENDFISSSVESAKKQTYKKTSVIFNQEALKDDENSSCSDLISPSVSPTLTRKTDQVVVEALIPVTSSSGHHGPAGNCLSRNSQSSVLTPNQVSKHEIEIPHLSVVPQLVDSVLHFTAVEQEEVNEPSKSSQNHQLDCSVKDAGKWKEIRDSISPGKHSDNTAEGILVAESSLTPDGLVTPLVPAVDGSGELSAHSSIKNNLRKRRRTQRLESSSESDSAGSREELPTLTQIFGTSALPAAVTQDQGDSNGCEAACVPADAAERLSRPPACPSPDCVNSSQGSVDLFGTPDECGAPVNGNTDMESSQFSSEVLVTQQKIQMQKELVRLEKLMALVSEVLQEKEQSPAKETNHSSKTTGPDTHEPLPCNQEARQDSEQEGVPEAEREPGTRASDGKEVTESSVSKRGDAAQMRQCSTLTALSVKGPDASKTPVLNSAAKTLNNCNSPSDGQEDKENATPPRDRNKAKLVLVSSGLGPNEQILVKKFAKRVGARVVSQVTPEVTHIIMRTDEQLVCERTLKYFLGIAGRKWVVSFQWISECFKQKKLLDESLFEVKGDVVNGPNHQGPSRARTTADSNLLMSGYSICFQGPFTDMTTDEMEWMVELCGAAVVKDPLLLDSKQKSRQLVVVQPGPESSSSTFSRLLRQASVVTRGWLLDTVATYTLQNLNKYSL
- the LOC109626726 gene encoding breast cancer type 1 susceptibility protein homolog isoform X1; its protein translation is MESPKAADVKKGISVLWETLQCPICLDLLTVPVSTKCDHQFCRFCIMKLVDNSKQNRANCPVCKTKITKRSLQVSPGFQRLVAGLQDMIQAYEHDTGTNYFTGMSLQEKQQGVTDAEATKPHVLSGETTHTDHDYVENEDQDDLPRSHSSTIAAQNEFARLMELEDSTPMTTENEGLDSGIGDALPTSDKKLEPVETEMLEAVEKASTHTSIPEETENQPLRKSLRKKQKKDLESDKILERKRKKSLEKVAEWLMKVPSEGSLELEKPDKDPDDSDSCSSTSTIDLKQHINDINSKREDRAKALEEHVFGAIYKRDRRGKRNSSHPLFVEPKMIKQKTGSEDENRSDSEEGQLLTEDVNDSSEKSEQMEDLEENDVDKGEILESASEPQQPQRMSKKRMQNALQQVDSDLQRQAEAQSEKTEPKKTDRRKGKNTRSEKGKPARVSKPLVLIGVKNGKTNPKTRVRSEEVQVQIENYPSSEDKETPTLRSTRRSRRLQLFAEEVQDGHKKPNSRTTLIEKDVTQQQEEVEGETLDKIESPKSEKMAKRNGCVYEEDLGGIENLESGERARREESIAEVQNLPNAETLSEASVGCSVPVVPSSQRPTEATVLGPTLENKNLTDRSSKNIELKTSACESKCTVTEKEEEKNDSELDTEQLLQSFKATKRKSFHLGGPKGKRARSSGHGNTQGAEGEENDFISSSVESAKKQTYKKTSVIFNQEALKDDENSSCSDLISPSVSPTLTRKTDQVVVEALIPVTSSSGHHGPAGNCLSRNSQSSVLTPNQVSKHEIEIPHLSVVPQLVDSVLHFTAVEQEEVNEPSKSSQNHQLDCSVKDAGKWKEIRDSISPGKHSDNTAEGILVAESSLTPDGLVTPLVPAVDGSGELSAHSSIKNNLRKRRRTQRLESSSESDSAGSREELPTLTQIFGTSALPAAVTQDQGDSNGCEAACVPADAAERLSRPPACPSPDCVNSSQGSVDLFGTPDECGAPVNGNTDMESSQFSSEVLVTQQKIQMQKELVRLEKLMALVSEVLQEKEQSPAKETNHSSKTTGPDTHEPLPCNQEARQDSEQEGVPEAEREPGTRASDGKEVTESSVSKRGDAAQMTGQCSTLTALSVKGPDASKTPVLNSAAKTLNNCNSPSDGQEDKENATPPRDRNKAKLVLVSSGLGPNEQILVKKFAKRVGARVVSQVTPEVTHIIMRTDEQLVCERTLKYFLGIAGRKWVVSFQWISECFKQKKLLDESLFEVKGDVVNGPNHQGPSRARTTADSNLLMSGYSICFQGPFTDMTTDEMEWMVELCGAAVVKDPLLLDSKQKSRQLVVVQPGPESSSSTFSRLLRQASVVTRGWLLDTVATYTLQNLNKYSL